The genomic interval CGTAATCCTTCGGTATAAAACACGCGCAGCTTGGCAAACTTTTCGTCAAGCCGGGCAATATTCCCCAAAACAATGCGGTGGGATCCCACACGCGGAACGAGCTCAAAGTTACGATCCTCACGAATGTAAACCTGAGCAATTTGTGAACGTAGTAACGTATCGTTGTCAATAACCCGGCAAAGATGCCAGATATCATCGGTAATGATGGGCGAACGCAGGGCCGAATCGGCCGAAATTACCATAAGGTTGCGCTCAAACAAACGGCCGTAGGTTTCGGTAATGTGGCCGGTAACAGGTGTCACAGCTGCAGTGTATTCTGCCATCCACGGCATCACCATGCCATGATCGTCAATGTAGTACGATTCGTTTGCTTTGGTAATGATGCGTGCAATAGGTCGGCGTTGCTGAATTACAATATTCACTTCGCAGTCAACACCCATAAATGCTTCGGCACTTTGCACGGCAGGCAGTGAGTTGAGCCAGTGTTCGAGCGCCGGAATACTGATTTCGGAAACGGGTTTGCCTACGGGCACATCGCCTTTTTCGGCCAGCAGTCGCTGCACATCATCGTTGGTGATGAACAACTGATCGGCTGCGCGGGGCTGTCGGTTAATGGTGATGTTTATTTTTTCGCACACACGGGCGTTGTGACGTTTCAGTGCAAAGCCAGTTCCTGCCACCGCAATTACGGCCAGCAATGCCCAGAGTGTAATGCTGAGAATGCGTTTCATGGCCTGGCGGAATTATAGGTTTTATGTAATGCGTTTTCGATGGGCTGCACAAGCTGATCGATATCGCCGGCTCCAAGTGTGAGCACTACGCCGCATGACGTGTTTACAGCAGCATCAATTGCATCGGCTTTTCCAGCCACGCGTACTTTGCTGCCTGCAAGGTTTGCCAATGCCGCCGAAGTAATTCCGGCAATCGGTTTTTCGCGTGCCGGATAAATATCAAGCAGCAACGCTTCATCGAGTGTAGCCAGCACATCGGCAAATTCCTGCATGAAATCGCGCGTGCGGCTGAAAAGATGTGGCTGAAAGATGCCCATAATTTTCTGCTGCGGAAAAAGTTCGCGCGCGGAAGAAATGGCCGCAGCCAGCTCGGCCGGATGATGGCCGTAATCGTCGATATACACTTTCTGCTCGGAACGGAAGCGGTATTCAAACCGGCGGCCCACACCTTTAAACGAAGCAAGACCGAGACGCACACCATCTTCACCGGCTCCGGCAGCAATTGCCAGCGCCGCTGCCGCCACAGCATTCTCTACATTATGTCGTCCGGGCAAACCCAATGTAAGCTCTTCCCATTGCTTCCCATGATGATTAAGCGTAAACACATAGTATCCGTTTTCGATGCGGATATCGGATGCGTAATAATTGCATGTGGTATTGCCGAGCGAATAAGTAGCTACACCAGACAAATCCCGGATGCCCAGCTTTTCAACTACCTCGGGCTTGGTTACCAGTAATCCTCCGGGCTGAATCTGCGAAGCAAATTTCCGGTAAGTGGCAAACATCTCTTCCGTGTTGCCGTAAATATCAAGATGATCGGCATCAACCGAAGTGATCACCGCATAAGCCGGATGCAACCATAAAAACGAGCGGTCGTACTCATCGGCTTCTGCCACCACTACATTGTCAAACGCACTTGCACCGGCTTTGCCCAGCGTGCTGCCCAGCAAAAGATTTGTGCCGTAGTTGCCCGAAATTCCGCCAAGAAAAGCCGAACAGTCAATTCCGGCGCTGCGCATGAGATGGGCGGTAAGCGTGGTAGTGGTGGTTTTTCCGTGCGTACCCGCAATGGCAAACGTGCGTGTAGCTTCGGCGATGAGGCCAAGTACCTGTGCGCGTTTCATCATTACATACTGCTGCTCACGAAACCATTGCATCTCGGCATGATCGGCGGGAACGGCAGGCGTGTACACAACTACCGTTGTTTCTTTTGCGCCTGCATGCTTAAGCTCAAGCGGAATACGCTGTACCGATTCCTCGTAGTACACATCAATCCCTTCCTGCTGCAACATGCGGGTAAGCGCTGTTTCTGTTTTATCGTAGCCGCTCACACGTTTGCCCATCGCTTTAAAAAAACGGGCAAGCGCACTCATCCCGATACCACCGATACCGAGGAAATGAATATGTGTGCAGGCATTCAGGTTCATGACTTGCGGCGGTTAACGAGCGACATTACTTCGGAAGCGATACGTTGTGCAGCATCGGGTATAGCCAATGCGGCAATATTTACGGTAAACTGATGGCGACGCTCATCATCATTCACCAGTTTTATAAGTTCAGTGATTAAGTGCGTCTGGGCGTCGGCATCTTTTATAAGTAGTCCGGCACCTTTGTTTACAAGCGCCATTGCATTTTTGGTTTGGTGATCTTCGGCCACAAAGGGAGAAGGCACAAACACAACAGGTTTATTTACAATGGCAAGCTCGGAAATAGAACTTGCTCCGGCGCGGGATACAACTACATCGGCAGCTGCATAGGCATAATCCATTTCGCGGATGAATGCGTGCGGAAGAATATTGCCGTTGAATTTTGCAGCAAGCTCTTTTGCTTTTGGCGCCCAGGCTTCACCCGTTTGCCAGAGCAGTTGTATGCCGGCTTCACTCAAACGCTGCAAACCCGCACCAATGGCTTCATTCACAGTACGCGCACCGAGACTTCCGCCAATTACCAGCACTACCGGGCGCTCGCCATCAAGCTTGAACATTTCGAGCGCACGTGTCCGTTTGCCATCGAGTTTTAAAATATCCTGACGAACCGGGTTGCCCGTTACAAGGAGTTTTTCTTTCGGAAAAAATCGCTCCATGTGATCATATGCCACACAGATCCGATCCACACTTGAAGCAAGAATTTTACTTGTGATACCCGGGTACGAATTGCCTTCGTGTATAAGCGTAGGCACACCTGCACGCGCAGCCACACGCAACATTGGGCCGCTGGCGTAACCACCGGTGCCAATAACCGCATCAGGCTTAAAGCTGCGCAGTATGCGGCGAGCGCGCAAAATACTGCTGACTACTTTGAAGGGAAACGAAAGATTTTCGAGAGTAAAGCGGCGCTGCAAACCGCTTATCCAGAGACCTTCAATCTTGTAACCGGCAGCAGGTACTTTTTCCATTTCCATACGCCCCTTTGCACCTACAAACAAAAACTCGGCATCGGGGTACATCACTTTTAATGCATTGGCAATGGCAATAGCGGGAAAAATATGTCCGCCGGTTCCACCTCCACTGAGAATAAATTTAAGCGGTGGCAAGCTCACCTCCTTTCTCAGTTTCATCGGGCTGGGCATCTTCTCCCGTTTCAGTTTCGCGGCTTACGCTGAGAATTACCCCCACGGCAATGCTCGAAAAAAGGAGTGAGGTTCCGCCCATACTCAGAAATGGCAATGGCTGGCCGGTAACCGGGAAAAGATTAACGGCTACTGCCATATTTATCAGTCCCTGAAACACCAGCTGAAACGATAGTCCGAAAGCCAGCAAGGCACCAAATGTTTTTTTGCTTTTTGAAGCCACTTTTATTCCCCTGAACAGAAGAATAAGATACAAAAGCACAATGCCCACACCGCCAATCACAGAACCGTATTCTTCAATTACAATGGCATAGATAAAATCAGAATACGGATGTGGCAGAAAATTTCGTTGTGTACTGTTGCCAGCTCCTTTACCAGTAACACCACCGGTGGCAATAGCTATTTTAGCCTGATTCGACTGAAAGTTTTTATCGTCGTTGGCGGCTTCGTTTCCGGTGACGAAATTTACAATTCGATTTTTCCATGTTTCCAAACGTGGCAGTGCTTTAGGGAACGCAGCTCCAAGAAGGATAAGCAACGCAAAACCAGCTGCTGCAATACCGGCCACTTTACCAATATGTTTAAGCGACACGCCGCCGATAAACATGAGTATGCAAGAGGTAGTAAACAGCAACGCCGATGTGGAAAAGTTGGCCGGAAGAATAAGCAGGCAAACGATTGCCACAGGCGCCATAATTTTAATGAGTACTTTTTTGAAATCCTTGAGCTCGTTCTGATTCTGCGAAAGCACACGCCCCAGATACATGATAAGTGCCAGTTTGGCAAAGTCTGATGTTTGAAACGTAAGACCGGTGCCGGGAATGGCAATCCAGCGATCGGCATTATTCAGGTTGGTACCGCCGGCCAGTGTGTAAAGCAGTAGCGGTAGTGAGAGAATCAGCAGAATTTGCGAGATGCGTGAGAAATAAGTGTAACGAATGCGATGCGTGAAATACATGAGTATCATGCCCAGCAAAATAATTTTGCCATGCTTAAACAGATAATATTCCGTATCACCTTCATGATGCTTGTAGGCAAGCGTTACAATTGAACTGTACACAGCCAGCAGCGAAAGCAATGAAAGCAATACGACGATCATCCAGATCACCTTATCGCCTTTGAAATAACTGAACAGATTCATTTTTACTGCCTGCTGTGTAAGTGTGATTAACTAAACTTTACCTGAACGGTATCCCGGAAACGGTTGCCACGATTTTTATAATTATCAAACGGATCGTAGCTGGGGCATCCGGGTGCGAAAAGCACTGTTTTTACATCGCCACGTGCAAGAATGGCGGCGTTATCCACAGCATCTTTCAAATCGGCAGCCTGAATAACCATGGGTACTGCATCGGCAAATGCCTTGAAATATTTCCATGGTGTAGAGCCGAGGCAAATCACGGCACTTACTTTTTCAGCGGCAAGCGAAGTAAGTTTATCGTGATCTTCAGCACGGTCAATTCCGCCCATTATCAATACCACATTGCCCGGCACATCGCGCAGCGCCATCCATACCAGATCAACACTCGTAGCCATTGAGTGGTTAATCCAGTTTACGCCCTGATGTTCGGTTATTACTTCGAGGTGATGGGCGTTGTCGCCCTGCGCTTTCATGCGCATGCGGAGCATTTCCTCGTGCAGCGTAATATCCTGCGGTTTGATTTTATTTTCGTGAGTTGCCATTTGCACGGAAACAGTTAAAGATTAGAGTGCGCGCACCGCAGCTTTAAACTGGCGGCCACGGTCTTCGTAGTTCTCAAACAGATCGAAGCTGGCGCAGGCGGGCGAAAGAAGTACGGTATCGCCTTTTCCGGCCAAACGATACGAAAGCGCCACAGCTTCCTGCGCCGAACCGGCCTCCACAATGTTTTCCACCCGGCCCTGAAATGCCGCAAGAATTTTACTGTTGTCAGTTCCGAGACACACAATGGCTTTCACCTTTGCCTGTACCAGTTCAAACAACGCACTGTAATCGTTACCCTTATCCACACCGCCAACAATCCACACCACCGGCGTATTCATGCTTTCGAGTGCATACCACGTAGAGTTTACATTGGTCGCTTTCGAATCATTGATAAAGTCGATATTGTTGATGCGCGATACAAATTCGAGTCGGTGTTCAACACTCTGAAAGTCGGAAAGGCTTTCACGGATGGCTTCTTTACGAACTTCCAGCAGGCGGGATGCGATTCCGCCGGCCATCGAGTTGTAAACGTTGTGCTTGCCTTGCAACGCGAGTTCTTCGATGGTCATAGTAAATTGGTTTTTATGGATGTTAAAAATGATTTCATTGTGGTGTAACCAGGCTCCCTCCTGCTCTAACTGCTGTTTGATACTGAAGGGATATTTTTTTGCATTGATCGGATACTTGTGTATTTCATTCAGTGTCACTTCATCGTCGGCACAATACACAAAAGCATCTTCGGGTCGCTGATTCTGCGCTATGCGGAACTTTGCGGCGGCATATTTTTCAAGCTGGTATTCGTATCGGTCGAGATGATCAGGGGTAATATTGAGCAGCACGGCGATGTCGGCACGGAAGTCGTACATATCATCCAACTGAAAGCTGCTCAGTTCAAGCACATACACCTCATGCCCGCCCTCATACACGAGCTTGGCGAAACTGTGTCCTACGTTTCCACCCAATGCCGCATTCACACCGGCCTTGGTGAGAATATGATGCGTAAGTGTGGATGTGGTAGTTTTACCATTGCTTCCTGTAATACAAACCGTTTTCGCATTCGTGTAACGACCGGCAAACTCGATTTCCGAAATCACCGGAATACCATTTGCACGGAGCTGCTTCACCAGCGGCACGGTTCCGGGAATGCCCGGACTCTTAATTACCTCATCGGCATTAAGTACCTGATTTTCGGTGTGTTGTTTCTCTTCCCAGCGAATATCATGTTGTGAAAGAACGTCCTTGTATTTCTGGCTTATCGGCCCTTTGTCGGAAACAAATACGTCATACCCCTTCTGTTGTGCCAGAAGAGCAGCGCCTGTTCCGCTTTCGCCTGCGCCAAGTATGACCATTCGTTTCATCAAAACTTTTATTTAATTATTTTATTTATTTAGCGAAGCTTAAGTGTGGCAATGGCAACAATACCAAGCAGTAATCCCACAATCCAGAACCGCGTAACAATCTTTGATTCGTGAAACCCTTTTTTCTGGTAATGATGGTGCAGCGGCGACATGAGGAACAAGCGGTTAGCCTTCGCATAATCGAGTCCGTATTTGCGCTTGCGGTATTTAAACACCGCCACCTGAAGCACCACTGAAAGATTTTCTACCAGAAAAATTCCGCACACAATCGGAATCAGCATCTCTTTGCGAATGGCTATGGCAAACGTGGCAATGATGCCACCCAAGGCCAGACTTCCGGTATCGCCCATAAACACCTGCGCCGGATAGGCATTGTACCAGAGGAAACCAATGCAGGCTCCCACAAATGCACCTATGAAGATTACAAGTTCACCGGTGTCGGGGATGTACATAATGTTGAGGTAATCGGCAAAAATGGTGTTACCCGATACGTAAGCCAGAATCCCCAACACAACTCCGATAATGGCCGAAGTTCCAGCTGCAAGCCCGTCTATACCATCCGTTACGTTAGCACCGTTTGACACTGCAGTAATAATGAATATCACAATAAGCACAAACAATATCCAGCCGTACTGCCGGGCGGCATCACCAAACACACCCAGAATATCGTTGTAATCAAACTCATTGTTTTTTACAAAAGGAATAGTGGTAGTGAGTGATTTGGTTTCGGTTTTCGAATATTCGGGGAAACCAAGATCGGCGCATCCATCATCAAGCTTTCCGGGATCGCTGGTAAGCGAAAGCATTTGCTTGTTGTCTGTCGAAATTTTTTCGCGCACCACAACAGCATCACTGAAGTAAAGCGTAAGCCCAACAATAAGTCCGAGACCAATCTGTCCCATTACCTTGAACTTGCCGTGCAATCCTTTTTTATCTTTTTTGAATACCTTGATATAATCATCAATAAAACCAATTGCACCCAACCAGATTGTGGTAATGAGCATGAGAATGATATACACATTACTAAGTTTGGCAAACAGCAGTGTAGGAATCACAATAGCCGAAAGAATAATGAGTCCGCCCATTGTGGGAGTCCCTTGTTTTTCGTTCTGTCCCTGCAAACCGAGATCGCGAATAATTTCGCCCACCTGCTTTTTCTGCAGCAAACGAATAAGCCGTTTACCGAAAAGCACAGTAATAATAAGCGAGGTTATCACTGACATGGCCGCACGGAACGAGATGTATTTGAATACACCCGCACCCGGAAAATCAAAACCCTGGTTCAACCAGTCGAAGAGATAGTACAGCATGTCAGTCTTCGGTATTAAGTGTTTCTTTAAGTATGGCCATGTCGTCAAAAGGATGTTTCACCCCGTTGATTTCCTGGTATTTTTCGTGTCCTTTACCCGCCACCAGAATAATGTCGCCGGGCTTTGCCAGTGCCACTGCAGTACGTATGGCTTCACGGCGGTCTATGATGGAAAGCGTGCTGCGCTGGTATTGAATTTCCACGCCCTGTTGCATTTCGGTCAGAATTGCGGCCGGATCTTCAGTGCGGGGATTATCGGAAGTGAGCAGTACACGGTCGCTGTTTTCGCAGGCAATACGTGCCATAACCGGACGCTTTGCGCGGTCTCTGTCGCCACCGCAACCAACCACTGTAATTACCTGTTCGTTTCCGGTGCGGATGTCGGCAATGGTTTTAAGCACATTGAGCAGTGCGTCTGGCGTGTGTGCATAATCTACAATGCCGGTAATACCATTGTTGCTGCGCACATACTGGAAGCGGCCCTCAACGGGGCCAAGAGTACTGAGCGTGGTGAGCGTGTGCATTTTGTCTTTGCCCAGCAACATGGCTGTGGCATACACCGCCGTGAGGTTGTAAGCATTAAAACTGCCGATGAGTTTGCTCCAGAACTCGGTGCTGTCCATGCTGAGCTGCAAACCGGAGAACTGATTCTCAATTACACGGCATTTGAAATCGGCTACATTTTTTACAGAATAGCTGCGCTTAAGTGCACGTGTGTTCTGCACCATTACCGCACCGTTCACATCGTCGCGGTTCACAAGTGCAAACGCATCGGAGGGCAGCATATCAAACAACATTTTCTTAGCCTTGATGTAAGCATCAAATGTTTTATGATAATCGAGGTGATCGTGTGTGATGTTGGTAAATACACCACCGGCAAACTGAATACCAGCAACACGTCCCTGCACAAGCGCATGTGAGCTTACTTCCATAAATGCATACTTACATCCGGCATCCACCATACGGCGGAGCAGCGCATTAAGCGTAATGGCATCAGGTGTGGTATGCGTGGATGGAATTTCCTCGTTGTTAATCATGTTGGCCACGGTGGTAAGCATACCAGCCTTGTAGCCAAGTGCGCGGAAAAGGCGGAACAATAAAGTAACCGTGGTTGTTTTCCCGTTGGTGCCGGTTACACCAATGAGCTTAAGCTGCGACGAAGGCTGGTCGTAAAAATTACCGGCAATTATGCCCAGCGCCTGCGCACTGTCGGCCACCTTTACATAGGTAATTTTCGGATTTATTTCTTCGGGAAGTTCTTCGCACACAATTGCAGCAGCCCCCGAAGCAATAGCCTTTTCAATAAAGCCATGCCCATCGGCCTGCGTTCCGCGAACGGCCACAAAAAGTCCGTCCTTTTCCACAAGACGCGAATCAAAAGCCAATGAGGTGATTGCCACGTTGGTTGATCCCGTTACTTCGAGCAGACTGGCTTTATAGAGTATGTCGCGGAGCAGTTTCATAGCGTGAGTTCCAGAATTACTTCCGATCCTTTTTTGATTGGTGACCCGGGTGCAACCGACTGGCGGCTAACTATACCCGAACCAATTATTCGTACACGAATCCCTTTGTTTTCGAGCAATGCCAGACAATCTATTGCTGTCATTCCTGTTAAATCAGGCATTATACCCGCGCTTAGTTTTTGTTCGGGCTTTATGGTTGTAGCGGCATAGCTGTTTCCCGAAACCTTAAGCGCGGTTATTGTACCCGGCGCCTGTTGCGGTGCGGGAAGATTAAGTTGTTTGAGGGCAGTAAGCGTAGGTTCGGCAAAACCCTTCTGTACAGCTGGGAGCGAGGTAAGCATCGGCCCGGCGTTTACAGCTTTGTGTATATCGAGTTCGGTGGCGTAAATGCGGTCGGCAATTTGTTTGAAAATGGGACCAGCCACCACACCGCCATAGTATGCATCGCCCGAAGGTGCATTCACAATTACAATGCACGAATACTTGGGCTGATCGGCCGGGAAATAACCCACAAACGACGCCTGATAGGTTACACCATTTTCGCCCCGGTAGCTGTTGCCCTGCGCAATCTGCGCGGTTCCGGTTTTCCCGGCCACTTTGTATATGATACTGCCCATACTTTTGCCAGTACCATTTTGCACCACACCTTCGAGCAATCGACGTGCCTTGGCAATGGTTTGCGGCTTGGCAATTGCCGGATTGATAATCTGAGGTTCAAAGCGTTTGATGACCCGGCCTTTGTCGCGCACCTCCTTCACAAACATAGGTTTCACCATTTTACCATTATTGGCAATAGCATTATAAAGCGTAAGTGTTTGCATTGGTGTAATAAGCGATTCATAACCAATGCTGATCCAAGGCAGCGAAACGCCCGACCAGTCACGATCTTTCGGATCTTTCACACGCGGACGGCCTTCGCCGGGAATTGACACATTGAGTTTCTGTCCAAGACCAATACGGCGCAAACCGTCGGTGAATTTTTTAGGATTCCGTCCAAATGCTTTATTTATCAAACGAGAGATACCAACGTTTGACGATTCCCAGAATGCCTCTTCAGTGGTTACCAGATTTTTCTTGGGTGCATGCGAATCTTTCATCGTACGATCGAAAAACTTGTATTGCCCACCGTTCAGATCAACCTGATCGTCGAGATCAATAAGTCCTTCGTCCATACCCACCAGCAGGGAGGCCATTTTAAATGTTGAACCGGGCTCACGTGCATCGCCTATTGCGTAATTGTAAGTTTCGCGGTACACGCCTGAGTCGGCGCGGGTAAGGTTGGCAATGGCGCGTATTTCGCCGGTGGCCACTTCCATAAGTACGCAGGTGCCGTAGCGCGCGTTGTGTTCGGCCAGCGAATTCATCAGCGCATTTTCAGCCACATCCTGAATATTGATATCGATGGTAGAGACAATGTCTTTCCCATCCTGCGGCTCAATTTCGTTTTCGTCGTTAATGGGCATGTAGGCGCCGGCAGCAATGCGGCGCATCAGTCGTTTCCCGCCCACGCCGGTAAGCAGTGAATCGTAGGCGCCTTCCAGACCAACCTTCAGTGTGTCTTTAATGTAGCCGATGGTGCGCGCAGCCAGCGTGCGGAAAGGCAGTTCGCGGCGGTTTGACTGAATGTAGATGAAGCCGCCACGATAGCGGCCGCAGCGGAAAAGCGGAAGTTTCTTGAGTTCCTGCAACGTGTTGTAAGAAACACCGCGGCAAATTTCTACATAGCGGTCGCTGTCGTTTCGGGCGCGCAGGAGTTCGCGTGTGTATTCGCGGGCGGTTTTACGCTGGTATGGTGAAAGCAGTCGTTCGAGGTGCGGGGTAAGCCGCGAAACACTGTCTTCAAACTCGGCATCATTTATAAACGAGTTGGCTCGGGTATCCACGCCAATGTTGTAATACGGCAGCGAAGTGGCGAGCAGGCTTCCGTCAACCGCAAAAATATTTCCGCGCACAGCTTCAATATCCATTTCACGCACGGTAAACTTTTGCGCTTCCTGTTTCCAGTAACTGCCTTGCGCAAACTGAATATAGAAGACACGCCCAATCACCGCCAGTGCAAAAACGGCACTGAAGATGTACACAAGGTACACGCGGCGAAGTATGTCTTTTTGCATTTCCATTTATTTGCGTTCGGTGTTGGCGGTGTCGGGAACGAGCGGGTAATTGACTACTATTTTTTGCGGTGGCTCGAGTGATTCTTTAAGGTTGATGGCCGCAGTGCGCTGCGCCACTTCTGATTGTTTGCTGATGAACATGAGGTCAGACTTTGTAATGATGTAGGCTGAGCGCAGTTCTTTTATTTCGTTGGCAATGCGGTTGGTTTTGCGTATTTGTTCTTCGGCGTAGTAGCCGTTTGAGATGTAGAGCAGCGTGATGAGTGTTACAAAAAAGATGAAGGGCAGTGAGCGGATCACATACTCTCGACTCAGGAAAGACCCGCTCATTACTGAGCCAACGGTGCGGACCATACGGCCGGGCTTCACCGTTCGGGTGGCCTTGGCTTCGGGCTGTTGCGCCTGGGATTTTTCTTTTATCGTATTCTTTGTCATGCCGCTGTTTGCGGTTTTTCTGCGGTTCGCAATTTTGCGCTGCGTGAGCGCGGATTTTCTTCGAGTTCTTCTTTGCCCGGAGTTACCGGCTTCCGGTTTACCGGTTCGAGGGGGCGGATGAGATTTCCGTAGAAATCTTTTTCGGCGTCGTCATCGAAGTTTCCGGTGCGGAAGAAATGTTTCACTAACCGGTCTTCGAGCGAGTGGTAACTGATTACGGCCATTCGTCCGCTTGGCTTGAGCATTTCTGCAGTTTGCGTGAGCAGTGCTTTCAATGCTTCCAGTTCGCCGTTTACTTCGATGCGCAGTG from Bacteroidota bacterium carries:
- a CDS encoding UDP-N-acetylmuramate--L-alanine ligase, whose product is MNLNACTHIHFLGIGGIGMSALARFFKAMGKRVSGYDKTETALTRMLQQEGIDVYYEESVQRIPLELKHAGAKETTVVVYTPAVPADHAEMQWFREQQYVMMKRAQVLGLIAEATRTFAIAGTHGKTTTTTLTAHLMRSAGIDCSAFLGGISGNYGTNLLLGSTLGKAGASAFDNVVVAEADEYDRSFLWLHPAYAVITSVDADHLDIYGNTEEMFATYRKFASQIQPGGLLVTKPEVVEKLGIRDLSGVATYSLGNTTCNYYASDIRIENGYYVFTLNHHGKQWEELTLGLPGRHNVENAVAAAALAIAAGAGEDGVRLGLASFKGVGRRFEYRFRSEQKVYIDDYGHHPAELAAAISSARELFPQQKIMGIFQPHLFSRTRDFMQEFADVLATLDEALLLDIYPAREKPIAGITSAALANLAGSKVRVAGKADAIDAAVNTSCGVVLTLGAGDIDQLVQPIENALHKTYNSARP
- the murG gene encoding undecaprenyldiphospho-muramoylpentapeptide beta-N-acetylglucosaminyltransferase, with the protein product MKLRKEVSLPPLKFILSGGGTGGHIFPAIAIANALKVMYPDAEFLFVGAKGRMEMEKVPAAGYKIEGLWISGLQRRFTLENLSFPFKVVSSILRARRILRSFKPDAVIGTGGYASGPMLRVAARAGVPTLIHEGNSYPGITSKILASSVDRICVAYDHMERFFPKEKLLVTGNPVRQDILKLDGKRTRALEMFKLDGERPVVLVIGGSLGARTVNEAIGAGLQRLSEAGIQLLWQTGEAWAPKAKELAAKFNGNILPHAFIREMDYAYAAADVVVSRAGASSISELAIVNKPVVFVPSPFVAEDHQTKNAMALVNKGAGLLIKDADAQTHLITELIKLVNDDERRHQFTVNIAALAIPDAAQRIASEVMSLVNRRKS
- a CDS encoding FtsW/RodA/SpoVE family cell cycle protein; this encodes MNLFSYFKGDKVIWMIVVLLSLLSLLAVYSSIVTLAYKHHEGDTEYYLFKHGKIILLGMILMYFTHRIRYTYFSRISQILLILSLPLLLYTLAGGTNLNNADRWIAIPGTGLTFQTSDFAKLALIMYLGRVLSQNQNELKDFKKVLIKIMAPVAIVCLLILPANFSTSALLFTTSCILMFIGGVSLKHIGKVAGIAAAGFALLILLGAAFPKALPRLETWKNRIVNFVTGNEAANDDKNFQSNQAKIAIATGGVTGKGAGNSTQRNFLPHPYSDFIYAIVIEEYGSVIGGVGIVLLYLILLFRGIKVASKSKKTFGALLAFGLSFQLVFQGLINMAVAVNLFPVTGQPLPFLSMGGTSLLFSSIAVGVILSVSRETETGEDAQPDETEKGGELATA
- the murD gene encoding UDP-N-acetylmuramoyl-L-alanine--D-glutamate ligase — encoded protein: MKRMVILGAGESGTGAALLAQQKGYDVFVSDKGPISQKYKDVLSQHDIRWEEKQHTENQVLNADEVIKSPGIPGTVPLVKQLRANGIPVISEIEFAGRYTNAKTVCITGSNGKTTTSTLTHHILTKAGVNAALGGNVGHSFAKLVYEGGHEVYVLELSSFQLDDMYDFRADIAVLLNITPDHLDRYEYQLEKYAAAKFRIAQNQRPEDAFVYCADDEVTLNEIHKYPINAKKYPFSIKQQLEQEGAWLHHNEIIFNIHKNQFTMTIEELALQGKHNVYNSMAGGIASRLLEVRKEAIRESLSDFQSVEHRLEFVSRINNIDFINDSKATNVNSTWYALESMNTPVVWIVGGVDKGNDYSALFELVQAKVKAIVCLGTDNSKILAAFQGRVENIVEAGSAQEAVALSYRLAGKGDTVLLSPACASFDLFENYEDRGRQFKAAVRAL
- a CDS encoding phospho-N-acetylmuramoyl-pentapeptide-transferase codes for the protein MLYYLFDWLNQGFDFPGAGVFKYISFRAAMSVITSLIITVLFGKRLIRLLQKKQVGEIIRDLGLQGQNEKQGTPTMGGLIILSAIVIPTLLFAKLSNVYIILMLITTIWLGAIGFIDDYIKVFKKDKKGLHGKFKVMGQIGLGLIVGLTLYFSDAVVVREKISTDNKQMLSLTSDPGKLDDGCADLGFPEYSKTETKSLTTTIPFVKNNEFDYNDILGVFGDAARQYGWILFVLIVIFIITAVSNGANVTDGIDGLAAGTSAIIGVVLGILAYVSGNTIFADYLNIMYIPDTGELVIFIGAFVGACIGFLWYNAYPAQVFMGDTGSLALGGIIATFAIAIRKEMLIPIVCGIFLVENLSVVLQVAVFKYRKRKYGLDYAKANRLFLMSPLHHHYQKKGFHESKIVTRFWIVGLLLGIVAIATLKLR
- a CDS encoding UDP-N-acetylmuramoyl-L-alanyl-D-glutamate--2,6-diaminopimelate ligase; the encoded protein is MKLLRDILYKASLLEVTGSTNVAITSLAFDSRLVEKDGLFVAVRGTQADGHGFIEKAIASGAAAIVCEELPEEINPKITYVKVADSAQALGIIAGNFYDQPSSQLKLIGVTGTNGKTTTVTLLFRLFRALGYKAGMLTTVANMINNEEIPSTHTTPDAITLNALLRRMVDAGCKYAFMEVSSHALVQGRVAGIQFAGGVFTNITHDHLDYHKTFDAYIKAKKMLFDMLPSDAFALVNRDDVNGAVMVQNTRALKRSYSVKNVADFKCRVIENQFSGLQLSMDSTEFWSKLIGSFNAYNLTAVYATAMLLGKDKMHTLTTLSTLGPVEGRFQYVRSNNGITGIVDYAHTPDALLNVLKTIADIRTGNEQVITVVGCGGDRDRAKRPVMARIACENSDRVLLTSDNPRTEDPAAILTEMQQGVEIQYQRSTLSIIDRREAIRTAVALAKPGDIILVAGKGHEKYQEINGVKHPFDDMAILKETLNTED
- a CDS encoding transpeptidase family protein yields the protein MQKDILRRVYLVYIFSAVFALAVIGRVFYIQFAQGSYWKQEAQKFTVREMDIEAVRGNIFAVDGSLLATSLPYYNIGVDTRANSFINDAEFEDSVSRLTPHLERLLSPYQRKTAREYTRELLRARNDSDRYVEICRGVSYNTLQELKKLPLFRCGRYRGGFIYIQSNRRELPFRTLAARTIGYIKDTLKVGLEGAYDSLLTGVGGKRLMRRIAAGAYMPINDENEIEPQDGKDIVSTIDINIQDVAENALMNSLAEHNARYGTCVLMEVATGEIRAIANLTRADSGVYRETYNYAIGDAREPGSTFKMASLLVGMDEGLIDLDDQVDLNGGQYKFFDRTMKDSHAPKKNLVTTEEAFWESSNVGISRLINKAFGRNPKKFTDGLRRIGLGQKLNVSIPGEGRPRVKDPKDRDWSGVSLPWISIGYESLITPMQTLTLYNAIANNGKMVKPMFVKEVRDKGRVIKRFEPQIINPAIAKPQTIAKARRLLEGVVQNGTGKSMGSIIYKVAGKTGTAQIAQGNSYRGENGVTYQASFVGYFPADQPKYSCIVIVNAPSGDAYYGGVVAGPIFKQIADRIYATELDIHKAVNAGPMLTSLPAVQKGFAEPTLTALKQLNLPAPQQAPGTITALKVSGNSYAATTIKPEQKLSAGIMPDLTGMTAIDCLALLENKGIRVRIIGSGIVSRQSVAPGSPIKKGSEVILELTL